The sequence CCCCCCGCACAAAGCGCTCGCCCACCACCGAGCCCATCGAACCGCCGATAAACTTGAACTCAAAGGCCGCCGCCACCACCGGCTGACGCAGGATGGCACCTTGCATCACCAGCAGGGCATCGGTCTCGCCGGTTGCCGCTTCAGCCGCTTCCAGACGATCGACATAGCGCTTGCTGTCCTTGAAACGCAGGATGTCGATCGGCTTGACCTCGGAGGCCAGCTCGAAACGACCTTCCGGATCCAGCAGCATTTCCAGCCGGGCCCGCGCGCCCAGCGGGTTGTGGTGATTGCACTTCGGGCAGACGAACTGGTTATTTTCCAGGTCAGTCCGGTACAGCACAGCTTCACAAGCAGAGCACTTGCTCCACAGGCCTTCCGGCACCACGGTCTTGCCACCTGCCGGTTTGCTTTTGATTTTGGGCGGCAGCAGTTTTTGTAACCAGCTCATGGTTTATCCTCACATCCAATTACGCACCTCCCGTCACCGGGAGCACTGCCCATCACGCAGCGGTAGCCGCATCCATGGCAGCACGCAGCTCGGCCACCAGCCGCTGCAGGTTCCCTGCCAGCGTGTCAGCCGTGCTGCTTTCAATTTCCTTCACCAGCCGCGAGCCTATGATGACGGCGTCCGCCACCTTGGCCACGGCTGCGGCTCCAGCACCATCGCTGATGCCAAAGCCGACCCCGATTGGCAAGTGAATGTGCTTGCGCAGCTCAGGCATGCGCGCACCCACTGCACTGTAATCCACGTGACTGGCCCCGGTCACCCCCTTGAGGGAGACATAGTAGACATAGCCCTGTGCCCGCTCGGCAATCGCCTTGATCCGGGCTTCCGGCGTGGTCGGTGCCAGCAGGTAGATCGGGGCGATCTGCTGCGCCTTCAGGGCTGTCAGCAGCTCATCACTCTCTTCCGGCGGCACATCCACCGTCAGCAGACCGTCAACGCCCGCCATTTTCGCACGATTTGCGAACACCTCATAACCCATTCGCGCGACCGGGTTGGCATAGCCCATCAACACCACCGGCGTCTGGCTATCGGTCTTGCGGAATTCGGCCACCATGTCGAGCACCTGCCCGAGTCCGACACCGTGTTTCAAGGCACGCTCGCTGGCACGCTGGATCACCGGGCCATCGGCCATCGGGTCGGAAAACGGCACACCGAGTTCGATCAGGTTGGCGCCACCGGCGACCAGCGCGTGCATCAGGCTGACGGTTTGTCCGGGGTGTGGATCCCCGGCGGTGATGAAAGGGATCAGCGCTTTGCGGCCACGCTGTTGCAAGTCGGAAAACAGGGCGTCGATACGGGACATGATGCTTTCAGTATTCGGGTTGCGGAGCGGCGCTTACAGGGTAATGCCCATGCGCTTGGCGACGGTATTGATATCTTTGTCGCCACGGCCAGACAGGCAGACAAGGATCGACTGGTCGCGCGACAAGGTCGGGGCGATACGCCGGGCATGCGCCAGGGCATGGCTGCTCTCCAGCGCCGGGATGATCCCTTCAAAACGGCACAGGTCGTTGAACGCCTGCATGGCCTCATCATCGGTCACCGCCGTATATTCGGCGCGACCCACATCCTTGAGCCAGCTGTGCTCTGGCCCCACGCCTGGATAATCCAGCCCGGCAGAGATGGAGTGGGTTTCAATGACCTGCCCGTTTTCATCCTGCATCAGGTAAGAACGCGCACCATGCAAAATGCCCGGTTGTCCGGCGGACAAGGGGGCGGCATGCTTGCCGCTGTCCAGACCATGCCCACCCGCCTCGACGCCAACCAGCTTCACCGCCTCATCCTGCAGGAAACCGTGGAACATGCCGATGGCGTTGGAACCGCCGCCCACGCAGGCCACCACCTGGTCCGGCAGGCGCCCGGTCAGCTCCAGAATCTGCGCCCGTGCTTCGCGGCCGATCACCGACAGGAAATCCCGCACCATCATCGGGTAGGGGTGCGGGCCCGCTGCGGTGCCGAGAATGTAGAAGGTGTGGTCCACATTGGTCACCCAGTCGCGCATCGCTTCGTTCAGCGCATCCTTCAGGGTGCGTGAGCCACTGGACACGGGCACCACGGTGGCCCCCAGCAGTTTCATGCGGAATACATTAGGGGCCTGACGCTGTACGTCTTCCTCGCCCATGTACACCACGCACTCCATACCATAGCGCGCGGCAACGGTCGCGCTGGCCACGCCATGCTGACCCGCACCAGTCTCGGCAATCACCCGGCGCTTGCCCATGCGGCGCGCCAGCAACGCTTGCCCCATGGCGTTGGAAATCTTGTGTGCGCCGGTATGGTTCAGGTCTTCGCGCTTCAGATAGATTTGCGCACCACCCAGCTGTTCGGACCAGCGCGCGGCGTGATACACCGGGTTGGGGCGGCCCACAAAGTGCTTCAGTTCGTATTCAAACTCACGACGAAAGGCGTCATCTTGCTTGAAGTGCTCGTACTGTTGCCGCAGCTCATCCAGTGCCGACATCAGGGTTTCAGCGACATAGACGCCACCATAAGGGCCAAAATGACCACGGGCATCCGGCACACTGCGGAAATCGACCTGCTTCATTGCTTACCCCACATAGGTTGTTGCCACTGCACGCATGAACGCTTCGATGCGCGCCGGGTCCTTGACCCCTTTTTCCCGCTCTACCCCGCCGGACACGTCAACGGCCCAAGGTTTGACACGGCCAATGGCCTCGGCCACGTTGTCCGGGTCCAGCCCACCTGCCAGAATCAACGGCAAAGGCAAATCCGCCGGGATCAGCGACCAGTCAAACGACTGCCCCGTCCCGCCCGGCACCCCGGCCACCCAAGCATCCAGCAACAAACCGGCCGCATCGGCGTAGTTTTCGGCATATTGTAGCAAATCCAGCCCCGGTTTGACCCGCACTGCTTTCAGGTAAGGACGACCGAAGCTGCGGCAGAACGACGGCGATTCATCGCCATGAAACTGCAGCACATCCAGCGGGCATTGGGCCAGCACTTGCCGCACCTCGGCCTCAGTGGGATCGACAAACAAGCCCACTGTGGAGACAAAGGCAGGTACATGGCGGAGCAAGCCTGCGGCTTGCGCAATGCTCACACCACGGGGGCTGGGCGGATAAAACACCAGTCCAATGGCGTCTGCTCCGGCTTGGGCCGCCGCCGCCACATCCTCTGGACGGCTCAGGCCGCATATCTTGACGCGGGTACGCATGGGGAAACTCGATGAAATATGAAAGGACCTGCAGCGCAGCCTACCTTACCAGAACAGGCGGCCTTCGTCATGCCAGGTTGGCAGCTGATATACCTCCGGGTACTCGACACCGGCCAGATACAAACCCTCAGCCGCAAACATCGGCGCCCCCTTGCTGCGGTCACGACTGGCCAGCAGATCGGCCATCCAGCTGACCGGGGCCCGTCCGGTCCCCACGTGCACCAAGGCCCCGACCATATTGCGCACCATGTGATGCAGGAAGGCATTGGCGGTAAAACGCAGCTCGATCAGCTCGCCCTGCCGGCCCGGTGCATCATGGGTATGCAAGCTCAGCTGTTGCAAATGCTTGATGGGCGATTTGGCCTGACATTCGCTGGAGCGAAACGCACTGAAGTCATGCTCCCCCAGCAGGCAGCTGGCGGCCTCCTGCATGCTTTGCAGGCTCAGCTTGTGATGCAGCCAGCCCACGCGGGTCGCCAGCAGGCCGGGCCGTACCGGGTGGCTGTACAGGAAATAACG is a genomic window of Leeia aquatica containing:
- the accD gene encoding acetyl-CoA carboxylase, carboxyltransferase subunit beta; this encodes MSWLQKLLPPKIKSKPAGGKTVVPEGLWSKCSACEAVLYRTDLENNQFVCPKCNHHNPLGARARLEMLLDPEGRFELASEVKPIDILRFKDSKRYVDRLEAAEAATGETDALLVMQGAILRQPVVAAAFEFKFIGGSMGSVVGERFVRGVNAALEQNVPFISIAASGGARMQEGMNSLMQMAKTSAALTRLADRKLPYISLLTDPTMGGVSASFAFLGDVVMAEPGAEIGFAGSRVIEQTVRETLPEGFQRSEFLLEHGAIDMIVDRRDLRRRIAELLTLLQNNPPLDA
- the trpA gene encoding tryptophan synthase subunit alpha, coding for MSRIDALFSDLQQRGRKALIPFITAGDPHPGQTVSLMHALVAGGANLIELGVPFSDPMADGPVIQRASERALKHGVGLGQVLDMVAEFRKTDSQTPVVLMGYANPVARMGYEVFANRAKMAGVDGLLTVDVPPEESDELLTALKAQQIAPIYLLAPTTPEARIKAIAERAQGYVYYVSLKGVTGASHVDYSAVGARMPELRKHIHLPIGVGFGISDGAGAAAVAKVADAVIIGSRLVKEIESSTADTLAGNLQRLVAELRAAMDAATAA
- the trpB gene encoding tryptophan synthase subunit beta, with the translated sequence MKQVDFRSVPDARGHFGPYGGVYVAETLMSALDELRQQYEHFKQDDAFRREFEYELKHFVGRPNPVYHAARWSEQLGGAQIYLKREDLNHTGAHKISNAMGQALLARRMGKRRVIAETGAGQHGVASATVAARYGMECVVYMGEEDVQRQAPNVFRMKLLGATVVPVSSGSRTLKDALNEAMRDWVTNVDHTFYILGTAAGPHPYPMMVRDFLSVIGREARAQILELTGRLPDQVVACVGGGSNAIGMFHGFLQDEAVKLVGVEAGGHGLDSGKHAAPLSAGQPGILHGARSYLMQDENGQVIETHSISAGLDYPGVGPEHSWLKDVGRAEYTAVTDDEAMQAFNDLCRFEGIIPALESSHALAHARRIAPTLSRDQSILVCLSGRGDKDINTVAKRMGITL
- a CDS encoding phosphoribosylanthranilate isomerase translates to MRTRVKICGLSRPEDVAAAAQAGADAIGLVFYPPSPRGVSIAQAAGLLRHVPAFVSTVGLFVDPTEAEVRQVLAQCPLDVLQFHGDESPSFCRSFGRPYLKAVRVKPGLDLLQYAENYADAAGLLLDAWVAGVPGGTGQSFDWSLIPADLPLPLILAGGLDPDNVAEAIGRVKPWAVDVSGGVEREKGVKDPARIEAFMRAVATTYVG
- the truA gene encoding tRNA pseudouridine(38-40) synthase TruA; translation: MRWVLGLEYRGTAFAGWQRQPQVDTLQARLEAAIETIAGQFSTVHAAGRTDRGVHASMQVVHFDTEVHRLEQAWVRGVNSHLPDDMAVLWARPVEAPFHARFSAMRRRYRYFLYSHPVRPGLLATRVGWLHHKLSLQSMQEAASCLLGEHDFSAFRSSECQAKSPIKHLQQLSLHTHDAPGRQGELIELRFTANAFLHHMVRNMVGALVHVGTGRAPVSWMADLLASRDRSKGAPMFAAEGLYLAGVEYPEVYQLPTWHDEGRLFW